In the Cylindrospermopsis raciborskii Cr2010 genome, ACTACAATACCCGAAAGTATTGCAGAAACTGGTGTTTCTGATTCAGCGTGAGTGACAGGTAACCATAAACCAGAGACAAAAACTCCTGCTTTAACTAACAGTCCCAACAAAATTAATGCTATGGCTTCTGGTGGTGCATTTTTTAATGCAGAAAAACTAAAAGATAAGCTTTTTTCATAAATTAATACAGCCCCCATGAGATAAAATAACATAGAAATGTTGCTAACAAATAGATAGCGCAAACCTACCCAAATTGAGCGATCACTCCTACTATATGCTATCAATAAAAATGCAGCTATTCCACTTACTTCTAATGCCACATACAAACTGATAAAATCTGCACATATAAAAGCCGCATTCAAACTGCCATGAACCAATAGAACTTGGGCATAAAAAAAGGCATTTTTGTCACTTTTCCAACAGTATAAAACTACTGCAATTGTTACCACAGCATTGGTTAAGATAAAGTAGCCACTTAACTGGTCAACCACTAAGGTGACCCCAAAACTGTTCAATAAATTAAGTTGAATTTGTGGTTTATTAATTAATAGCCCTATACCATAAACAGCACTAGCTAATGTACCTAAAAATGCCAGGTGTCTATTAAGTCGTGGGACCAAAAAAACCATAAATCCCAGAAAAAATGGGATACCTACCCAAACCGTTGTTATAGTATTCATCTTTATTAATCCACGTTAAATTTATGGGGCGTTATTCTTCTCGATTTCATCAATTTCTAAGGTAGGATTATCTCCAGCTAGTTTCATTACTCCCACCAGCATCAGAGCTTGAATTGAAAAGCCAATAACTATTGCTGTTAAAATAACTGCTTGGGGAACAGGATCAGCATAATTACCTTTTTTCACTTCCCCAAGAATGGGAGTAAATAAACCTGCTTTGGATGCAATAAAGACGTAAAAGGCTATTACCCCCGTACTCATCACATCCATGGAGATGATCTTCATCACTAGATTTTTTTTGAAAATTATCCCAAAAAATCCCAACAATATTGTTAGCAACACACATGCTTCCATTATCATAATTTTATACACCTCTTAATCAAAATGAACGTAGGTTGGGTTGAAGTATGAAACCCAACACCCCCATGGGTTTCGCTCCTCAACCCATCCCACAAATAATCATGCCTCCCCACTCAGGTAGGAAAATTTATATTTGGAATTTTAAAGTGTTATAATATTAATAGCACCATTTTTTAGTGCTGTCTACCTGCTCAAGTTCAATAATAATTATAGTAATGATAGTAAATAAGTTATGTTTCTAATGTCAACAGCTACGGAGGAGAAATCTGTTAACTTTGATTTATCTACCCCATTACAATTAATTGGTCGTTCTCACGAGTTTGAGCTTATTACAAACATACTTTTACATGATAGGGACTTATTAATCACGGGAGTACCTGGTAGTGGTAGAAGAACATTGGTTAAGATTGCAGCTCAAGAGGTAGGCGCTCTAATATTAGAAATAGACTGTATTCGTGCGATCGATGGAGAGAGACTACTGCAATTGTTCACAGAAACAATTAATCATAATTGGGAGGTGAGCAAAATTGAGACATGGGTGGAGCAAAATGGTGGAGAATTGTTTATTTTTAATACAGAAACTAGGCTCAAATTATCTCATGGTCTCAATGATAAAAAACTGTGGCAGGCATTTGTTATGCTATTGGACTTGTTGCAAAATATAGCCAACGATTTAAATCGAAGAGTGGTATTAATTTTGCAAAGTTTTCCCCATATTCGCTCTTGGGATCGTCATAATGTATGGGAATCTACCTTGAGACAAGAAATTAATAGTCATCCGGATGTGAGTTATGTTATATTAGCGACAATTGCCGAAACAAGCCATCATCAAGATGAGGAGAAGTATGCAATGGAAAAAATTGAATTAGCTCCTTTAGAAAGGGATGTTATGGCAGTTTGGGCCCGGGAAGTTTTGGAAAAACAAAATCTTAAATTTGATCGTCATTCTCAAGCACTAACCATATTTTTAGATGCGGTTCAGGGGAGCATTGGTGATGCGATGGCATTAATTCATAGACTATCGAGTTTACAACATGAACAAGGATTAATTAAAGAAGAAAAGGTCAGACAAGTAATAGAAGCAATGCTGAGGGATTTATCCATAACTTATGAATCTTTATTGATGTTACTACCCGGTAATCAGATTCACCTTTTAGAATGTTTAGCCATAGATCCCACAGACAAACCTCAAAGTAAAGAATATATTCAAAAACATGGACTTTCTCGAGGTGGAACTTTGCAAGGTTCCCTAACAGGACTACAGACTAAGGGTTTAATTTATAGTGCCCAACAGGGTTATAAATTAGCACTACCTCTATTAGCCTTATGGTTAAAACAAAGACTAAATTAAGCAGCTACCTGGAGGCAAGCCAGAACGCTGTAAACAAGCTTGATGGGCAAAGTACTGAATAGGCGTTCTGGCTAAAGCTATTAATTAAGCTTTCTTCAACCAACTAAACATGGCGCGTAAATCCTTGCCAACTTCCTCAATGGGATGTTCAGCTTCCTGACGACGCATGGCTGTAAAACCAGGTTTGCCAGCTTGGTTTTCTAAGACAAACTCCCGTGCAAACTGTCCAGATTGAATTTCACTGAGAATCTTTTTCATTTCAGCCTTGGTTTGGGCAGTTACAACCCGGGGACCACGAGTATAGTCTCCATATTCGGCGGTATTAGAAATACTATCACGCATGGTCGCTAAACCACCCTCAACAACTAAGTCAACGATCAGTTTAACCTCATGTAAACATTCAAAATAGGCCAACTCTGGTTGATAACCAGCTTCGATTAGAGTTTCAAAACCTGCTTTAATTAATGCACTCAAACCACCACACAATACTGCTTGTTCCCCAAATAAATCCGTTTCGGTTTCTTCCCGGAATGTGGTTTCTAACACACCCGCCCTAGTACCACCAATACCTTTAGCATAGGCCATAGCTCGGTCTCGTGCTTTACCTGTAGCATTTTGATATACGGCAAATAGGGCTGGAACTCCTTGTCCCTGTTCGTAGGTACGACGGACTAAATGACCAGGACCTTTAGGTGCAACCATAATTACATCCACATCCCCTGGGGGAACAATCTGCCCAAAATGAATATTGAATCCGTGAGCAAAGGCTAAAATATTTCCTGCTTCTAAATTAGGCAGGATTTCATTTGTGTAAATTGTCTTTTGTACTTCATCAGGTAATAATATCATGATTAGGTCAGCAGCTTTAGCAGCATCAGCTACGTTTTTTACGGTTAACCCAGCTGCTTCAGCTTTTATAATTGATTTGCTACCAGGATACAAACCTACAATGACATTTACACCACTATCCTTTAAGTTTAGCGCGTGGGCATGACCTTGGGAACCATAACCAATAATAGCTACGGTTTTTCCCGCTAAAAAGTCTAAGTTGGCATCCTCATCATAATACATACGCGCCATGAAAGCATCTCCTGTTTATCAAAGTGGTAAATAAATTGTCGGTTCATCATCATACCTCAATTTGCTCACCAGCTATCCCATGGGTGAGCAATGATTATTCCAGGTTACCTTTATTTTTCCTTCAAAAGTTCACAATTAACAGAAATGTTTGTGACAACTTTGATACAAAAATGTTAAGAATAGTTACAGCAGCAGTAATATAAGGAAAATAATTGTTATGATTGAATCTTCTAGCAATACCCCACCCCATCATGTGGTAATCGTAGGTGGTGGTTTTGGCGGACTATATGCGGCTAAAGCATTAGCTAAAACTAATGTGAATGTAACGCTAATAGATAGGCGGAACTTCCATTTGTTTCAACCTTTGCTTTACCAGGTGGCTACGGGGGCTTTATCCCCTGCGGATATTTCTTCTCCTTTGCGTTCCATCCTAAGTAAGAACAAAAATACTACGGTTTTATTGGGGGAAGTAAGTGATATTAACCCTGAAGATCAGACGGTGATGGTGGGAGGTGAAGCAGTTCCATACCACACCCTGATTGTGGCTACTGGTGCAAAGCATTCTTATTTTGGTAAGGATAACTGGGAGGAGTTTGCACCCGGGTTAAAAACCCTAGAGGATGCCATAGAAATGCGCCGACGGATTTTTACCGCCTTTGAAGCAGCAGAAAAGGAAACTGATCCAGCTAAACGGCGGGCTTTGTTGACTTTTGTGGTGGTTGGTGGTGGTCCCACCGGTGTGGAATTAGCTGGAGCTATTGCTGAATTGGCTAGAAAAACCCTGAAGGAGGATTTCCGCAATATTGATACCTCGGAAACTCGGGTTCTACTGTTGGAAGGTTTAGATAGGGTTCTTCCTCCCTTCGCACCGGAACTTTCCCAAACAGCGGCAGATTCTTTGGCGGAGTTAGGCGTGGAAGTGCAAACCAAAACTTTGGTCACTAATATTGAAGATGATATTGTTACTATTAAGCAGGGTGATGAGGTAAAAACAATTGCCGCTAGAACCGTATTGTGGGCAGCTGGTGTGAGTGCTTCACCTATGGGCAAGGTCTTAATGGCAACAACCCACGTCGAATGTGACCGCGCTGGTCGTGTTATGGTTGAACCAGATTTGAGTATTAAAGGATACCCAAATATCTTTGTTGTTGGCGATTTGGCTAACTTCTGTCATCAAGGTGGTAAACCTTTACCCGGTGTTGCACCTGTAGCTATGCAAGAGGGAGAATATGTAGCCAAGCTAATCAAAAACCGTCTCTTAGGAGAAGGGACTCCATCATTTAACTATATGGACAGGGGTAGTTTAGCTATGATTGGACAGCACTCGGCAGTTGTAGATCTGGGCTTTATTAAAATTAGGGGTTTCTTGGCTTGGTTGTTTTGGTTGTTTATTCATATATACTTCTTAATTGAGTTTGATAACAAGTTGGTTGTGATGATTCAGTGGATGTGGAGCTATTTTACTCGCAGTCGCAGAGCTAGACTAATCACTGGCAAGGAAATTATCAAACATGCTTCAGATGAAGAGCAAGCAAATTATAAGCCTTTGCATGCCAAGCAACCAATGAATGTTTAATTAGAGGTTATCCCGCCTATTCCCATTTAATTTTATTTGTTTGGGGAGATAGGGCGGGGAGGAAGGATCAATCCAATTGCTCAGAACTGCTATTGGGATCATGGGTAGTATCGGTAGCAAGCAAACCAGCCATTGGTACGAAGTCAAAGGAGCTGTAGCAAATAAGACATTCATTACACTCCACTGACTAAAGAGAATTTGTAGAGCTGTTGCGATAGTAGTTCCTAGAATAAGAATCGGGACATTAGGGATCCCACTAGCTCGACCACGAAAATACTGAACAATACTCGTACCCAGTTGGCTGATGCTAATCAAATAGATCATTCGAGCTGCAACCAGAGCTTGAATTGCCATGGTGCGAGCCAGCACTATATTTGCTGTCTGAACCTTGACCCATTCAAAGATTCCGAAAATCAAAATCCAATTGAACAGCGACACTAACACAATGCGTCCGAGCAGTTTTGAAGTTAGTAATCCTTCATTAGGGTTGCGGGGTGGCTGTCCCATTGTTCCTTGGGATATAGGTTCGAAAGCTAGAGGAACAGTCATTGTAATTGAGTTAATCATATTCAACCACAGAACCTGCAAGGGTAAAATTGGCAATTCCCTTGCCAACAAACTACTAATCAAAATAGTCATAGATTCTCCGCCATTGACGGGTAGTAGAAAGGCGATCGCTTTGCGTAAATTTTGATAAACAGTCCGCCCTTGTTCCACTGCGGCTTCAATGGAAGCGAAATTATCGTCAGTCAACAGCATGTCAGCAGATTCCCGTGCAACTTCCGTACCATTTTTACCCATTGCAATACCAATATCAGCTTTTTTTAGGGCTGGGGCATCATTAACACCGTCACCAGTCATTGCCACGATATGGCCTTGGGCTTGGAGTGCTTCTACTAGTTGCAGCTTTTGGAATGGGGTAACTCTGGCAAACACTGAACCTTCAGCTGCTGCTTGTTTGATTTCCCCTTCGTTCATTTGAGCTAATTGTTGCCCTGAAAAGGCAATTACTCCAGCAGCAGTTTTAATCCCCATTCGTTGTGCGATCGCCCGTGCCGTGCCAATGTGATCACCGGTAACCATCTTAACTTGAATGCATGCTGACTGACAGACATGAACCGCAGCAATGGCCTCCGGACGAGGTGGATCAATCATGCCCTGTAAACCCAGAAAGACCAGGTCAGTTGCAATATCCTCATGATCGATTGTGTGCTGATCCGACGATAAGAATTTTTGAGCAAAGGCCAGCACCCGTAAACCCTGACTCGTCATTGTCTCGACCTCTTGTTTGATTTGGGTAGGTTTGAGGGGAATCTGTTGCTCCTGGGCATCAAGCATTTGGGTACAACGACTCAGCAAAGCCTCTACCGATCCTTTTACATAAATGATCCGAGACTCGGCATTGTGCAGGGTCGCCATGTATTGATAATCAGATTCGAACGGAATTGCATCCAATCGAGGTTTGTCGGCGGTAAGTTGCACCTGAGTGATCCCTGCTTTTTCCGCTACAGCAATTAAGGCCCCTTCCGTTGGATCACCAACTACTGACCAATTTGTTCCCATTTGTTTTAGCCGGGAGTCGTTACATAACACCCCTGCCATTAAACAATCTGTTAAGACGGGCGCGGTTTGTTTGCCCTCAAAGGCAATCTGATTCTCATCCTTGACCAAAGTAATATCACCCTTTGGACTATAACCGCCACCACTGACGCGATAGTGTTGACCTCCCGCATAAATTGCCTGCACGGTCATCTGGTTTTCTGTTAAAGTTCCAGTTTTATCTGAACAAATCACCGTCGCGCTACCTAACGCTTCCACTGCTGGTAACTTGCGAATGATGGCATTGCGTTTGGCCATACGATTGACTCCGATGGCCAAGGCAATGGTCACGACAGCAGGCAGTCCTTCAGGAATAGCGCTGACTGCCAATGCTACCGCCACCTCAAACATATTCACCCAAGACTTGCCATGTCCCAGTCCCACTACAAAGGTGAAGGTTGCCAAAGTCAAGATAGCATAGAGCAAGGTGTGGCTGAATTTCTCAAATTTACGGGTCAGGGGCGTACTTAGACTCACTCTGCTTTCCATGGATCGGGAAATTTCTCCTACCTCTGTCCTATTGCCAGTGGCCACCACAATGCCTTCTCCCTGGCCAAGGGTAACGAAACTCCCGGCATAAGCCATGTTTTGACGTTCAGCTAGTGGTTTCTCAGCCGGGATAATTTGGATTGATTTCTCAACCGGAACGGACTCCCCCGTTAAGGCTGATTCATCTACCTGTAAGTTGCGAACCCGCAATAATCTCAAATCCGCTGGGACTTTATCCCCCGATGTGAGCACAACTAAGTCCCCAGGCACCAGATCTCTGGCCGGAATCCTCATAGGTTGCCCCTCTCGCAATACAATGGTTTCAGTTGTAAGGACTTTGGATAGACTGGCGATCGCTCCTTCTGCTTTGGTTTCTTGCACGTAGCCAATAACGGCATTGATCACCGTTACTCCCCAGATGACGGTTGCATTTATCCAAGAACCGAGAAGGGCCTTCACGGTTCCAGCTAGTAGCAAAATGTATAGAAGTGGTTGATGAAACTGTAGTAAGAATCTTAACCATTCTGGTTTGCCCGGCTTAAATTGCAGTTCGTTCCGGCCATACTTTTCATAGCGTAGAGCCACTTCTTCTGCGCATAACCCAGTCTGTGCGTTACTCTTAAGATTTTCTATAATCTCAGAGCAAGAAAGTGCATGATAAATTTTAGATGCGGAATGTACAGCCATGGTTTTTCCCAATCATGATTAAGTAGAACACGATCTAGCTGGCCACGCCAAAATAAGAATACCCCCCGATTCATCCCAACGGAACGGTGGAGCAGAAACCTTTAAATTCGGCGTTAACACTCATAGGTCTGTTCCCACAATACTTATATTGACTAATTAACGAAAGCAACTTGGCTTTAGACCAATTTTCTACAATTTAGAACTGCCTAAAACCCCTTTGACAACCTGTAGGCTACCTCCAGCATATAATACTGGTCGGCCCACATCAAAACCATTTTCCTTTAGTAACCCGACTACATCTGTTTTGATCCACTCCCAAGCTGTTGAAGTTTCAAATAACCAAAAGAATAATGATAAACCTGGCCAAAATAGGGGATTAGTGGGAGGATGAAGGTCTACTAAAGTGAAAATTCCTCCTGGTTTTAATACCCTGTTTACCTCTTGGATAATTTTCCTCCGTTGCTCAATTTCCATCTCGTGTAAAGCAGCACTGGTGTGTACCACATCAAAAGTATTGTCCTCAAAAGGCATATCTTCTGCCCATGCCTCTATATATGTAGCATCTGGCACGTTATTTTTCGCTCTTTGTAATGATATGGGGGAAGCGTCTAATCCGGTAACATGGTGTGATAACTTGACTAAAAATGCAGTGGCTTGACCACTACCACAACATAGATCTAAAATCCGAGTGTCAGGGTTTATTGTTAAACCTTGAAGAGCCAGTTGACGAAAACGCTGCTCCCCACCCACGGTTAACGCAGCTACACTAGATATGCTATCATATAGCCACTGGTAACGATAACTCAAATCCCTAAAAATTGTCGCCATTGAAATCTTTCCTGAGCGTTAAGCTTTATATTTATTAATAATAATAAAAAAAGTAAGGATTGGGGGCAAGTAACTGCTATGAGTCGTGTAGGCGTATTATTACTCAATCTTGGTGGACCTGACAAACTGGAAGATGTCGGGCCATTCTTGTATAACCTATTTTCAGATCCCGAAATTATTCGCCTACCATTTCGTTGGATGCAAAAGCCATTGGCATGGTTTATTGCCACGAGACGCACAAAAACTTCTCAGGCCAACTATCGGCAAATTGGTGGCGGTTCACCACTTAGACGCATTACTGAAGAACAGGGAGAGGCTTTAAAATTTCAACTCCATGGTATGGGTAAGTCAGCTACAGTCTACATGGGGATGCGTTATTGGCATCCCTATACAGAAGAGGCGATCGCCCAAATAGGGGAGGATAAAATTGAAAAGCTGGTAATTTTGCCATTATATCCCCAATTTTCCATTAGTACCAGTGGTTCTAGTTTCCGACTATTGGAAAAACTCTGGCAAGAAAATCCCCAACTTCAGCCACCAGAATATACGGTTATTGCTTCATGGTATAAGCAACCGGGCTATTTAAATGCCATGGTGGAGCTAATTAATGACCAGCTACATCAATTTCCCCATCCGGAGAAAGTGCATATCTTTTTTAGTGCCCATGGCGTACCCAAAAGTTATGTTGTGGAAGCTGGTGATCCCTATCAGCAAGAAATTGAAGAGTGTACAGACTTAATTATGCGAACTCTTAACAGTACAAACAACTATACTTTGGCTTATCAAAGTCGTGTTGGTCCTGTGGAGTGGTTGCAGCCATATACGGAAGACGCACTCAGAGAGTTAGGAGCTAAAGGGGTCAGAGATTTGGTGGTTGTACCCATTAGTTTTGTGTCTGAACACATAGAAACCCTGCAGGAGATAGATATTGAGTATCGGGAAATAGCTCATGAAGCAGGTATTGAGAATTTTAGACGTGCAGCTGCACCTAATACTCATCCACTGTTTATTGAAGCCTTGGCCCAATTGGTGGTTGATGCTTTGGAAAAGCCCAGTCTAAAATTATCTCAAGTTACCCAAATGAGGAAAAAGGTAAAAATGTACCCTCAAGAGCGTTGGGAATGGGGATTGACAACCAGTGCTGAGGTATGGAATGGTAGAATTGCCATGTTAGGTTTTATAGCTCTGATTATTGAAATAATTACCGGTAGGGGTTTACTTCACGCCATAGGACTCTTGTAGGATGGGAGCAAGCCCTACCTAACTCTCGTTTTTACCCATCAACCCTTTCTAAGGTGTTCTGGCTAAAGCTATAACCTAACCCAACTAAGCCAGAACGCCTACCCAATTCTATCAATATATAACTAGATACCTAATCGCTCATACACTTGATCTAAATATTTTAAGTGCTGCTTTGCATCAAAGCAGGCATCTATTTCCGAGTCAGATAATTTTTCTCGGACACGCAAATCTTGGGTAATGAGGTGACGGAAGTTACCTTCTGGGTTGTTCCACGCTATGTGGGCATTTTGTTGAACTATGGCATAGGCTTCTTCTCGCCTAGTTCCTTTGTCTATTAAGGCCAGTAAAACTCTTTGACTAAACACTACTCCACCATAGCAGTTAAGGTTTCTTGCCATGTTTTGTGGATACACCAAAAGATTAGTGATTAAATCAATGATTTCATGGAGCATAAAGTCAGTTAATATACAAGCGTCAGGAAGCATCACCCGCTCCACAGAACTGTGAGAAATGTCTCTTTCATGCCATAAAGCTACGTTTTCTAATGCTGCACCCGCATGACTTCTGACTAGTCTAGCCATACCAGTTAGTCTTTCGGAACGAATGGGATTGCGTTTGTGTGGCATGGCACTGGAGCCTTTTTGTCCCTTGGAGAAGTATTCTTCCACCTCCAAAACATCAGTTTTTTGTAAATTGCGAATTTCTACGGCAAAGCGTTCTATGGAAGCTGCTAAAAGAGCTAGTTGTTGTACAAACTCAGCATGAATATCCCGAGAAATTACTTGGGTGGAAGCAGTATCAGGTTTGAGTCCCAGTTTTGCACAGGCGATCGCCTCTACACGTGGTTCTATGTTAGCATAGGTTCCCACCGCTCCCGATATTTTACCCACCGCAACATTTTTCCTGAGTAATTGTAACCGCTCCTGATGTCGGAGAACCTCAGCTAACCAACCAGCTAATTTAAATCCAAAGGTAATTGGTTCCGCGTGAATCCCATGCGATCGCCCAATCATTACAGTATAACGATGTTCATGAGCCTTAATGCGAATTGCCTGGATGAGATTTTCCACCTTTTGACATAATAGATCCAAACTAGCGACTAACTGTAGTGCTAATGCTGTATCCAAGACATCCGAGCTAGTTAAGCCCAGATGAATATAACGCCCTGCATCACCTACATATTCATTTACATTAGTGAGAAAAGCAATCATGTCATGGCGAACTTCTGCTTCAATTTCTAGTACTCGCTTAGGATCGAACTTGGCTTTAGCCTTAATTTCATCCACCGCTGCTAGGGGAATATAATCCAGTTCGCCCTGAGCTTCACACACAGCAATTTCCACTTGTAGCCAGGTTTGTAACTTATAGGATTCACTCCACAGATTGCCCATTTCGGGCAAGGTATAACGCTCAATCACATTCAGACATATAATACAACTGTCATATTTTACTTCTAATTAGGGTTTGCATCAAATTTTTCCGTAGGATTATTTTAAATAACATTTACACACGCCTAAAATAAAACTAGAGAAAAGAATTTGACATTGGCAGTCCCCCCAATCCTAAAAGGGGGACTAATATTATCTATTATGCTTCCACTAGAACACGCTGTTTTGCTGCCAAATAGTCTTTTTGTAAGGTGTCTAATAACTCTTCTCGTCTGTCGTATAATCGTTTTAGAGATCGTGGTTGACCCTGATTTAATGCGTATGCCGTAATCAAAGGCAGGGCAATTGTACTATCAGTGTAACAAACTATTGTACTGGGCAACTCGTCAGGATCTATTTTACCCCAACTCACCGCTTCTGCTGGAGTTGCACCAGACAATCCACCAGTATCTGGACGTGCATCTGTAAATTGAACAAAGAAATCATGTCCTCTTTCTTCTAAACCCAGGACTTCGTGAATTTGTGGTTGGGTCTGAAGGAGAAAGTTTTTGGGACTTCCACCACCCAGAATCACCGCTGCACTTTTCCCCTCTCCTTCCCTTGCTCCGTAAGCAATAGCCGCAGTTTCATTTACATCAATAGCTGGATCTAATACCAGCTTTGAACCCTCTAACGCCAAGGCTGCTACATTCATCCCTATAGAACTATCACCGGGAGAAGAAGTATAAATAGGAACGCCATATTCATAAGCTGTAGCTAGGAGACAGGAATTTTCTACCCCCAACTGCTTTTCCACTTCTCGTACATATTTGCCAAGCAGGTAGTGAAATTCAGCCGTTCCCATGCGCTTTTGAAAGGGTTCTGCTTGCAATATTTTACGAATAAAAGCATCAGTTTCTAGTAGCACATCATAACCGAAGATAATGTCATAAATTCGGATTGTTCCCTCTTCCCGTAATTTAACATCATCCAAAAAGGGACTACCTGCAAACAGGTCAAAACCTAAACCATAGTGCATATCATGATAAAGATTGGCACCGGTGCTAATCATCCAGTCGATATAACCATGACGAATTAAAGGAGCTAAAGCGGAAACACCAAATCCTGCTGGTGTCATAGCACCAGAAAGACTTAATCCCACCGTTACACCCGGTTGGAATATATCCTCAGTTAGTAATTTACACGCCTCTCTTAACCGAGCTGAATTATAAGCAGTGAAGTAGTTATTAATTAAGTCAACTACACTAATATTCGATGAAATTGGTGCGGGTGCAATTTTTTTACCTTGTTTCTTTGACATTTTTTCACTTTCCCATAGTCAGTATTCCGATTCTAATGATATGAGAGATAATATGAGATATTTGGAGGCTTAATTTTTTCCAGTTCTCATGGGATGAAGATACACGGATGAGTAGAAACACATCGGATCAGTTGGGCGAGGATCAAGAAATTGGTGGGTTGATTGATGAGGTCATGTCATCATCCTTGAGCGATGAGCAGTACCGTCAGAAAATGCAGCGTCGTAAACAGATACAAGATCAACGTATAGCGGATGCCATTCCTCAAAAGGGGTTAATTATAGTTAATACTGGTCATGGCAAGGGGAAAACCACTGCTGCTTTGGGTATGATAGTAAGAGCACTGGGACATGGATATAAAGTGGCAATTGTGCAATTTATTAAAGGTGCTTGGGAACCATCAGAAAAGCGGGTTTTTAGCTCCTGGTCCGATCAACTGGAATTTCATGCCATGGGTGAGGGTTTTACCTGGGAAACCCAAGACCGGGACAGGGACTTAGATAAGGCTAATGTTGCTTGGGAGAAGTCTTTAGAGTTTATTCGCCATCCTGAGTTTCACTTGGTTTTGTTAGACGAAATTAATATTGCCCTAAAACTTGGTTATTTAAAGGTGGATCAAGTTTTAGCAGGTTTAGCTCAAAAACCCCCTGATAAGCACGTCATTTTAACTGGTCGGGGCGCTCCACCAGCTTTAATTGAAAAAGCGGATTTAGTTACGGAAATGACTCTGATCAAACACCCATTTAAGGATCAAGGAGTTAAAGCTCAACCAGGAATTGAGTATTAGTGGTGACAGAAATTCTAAATTTAGACCGTCTCGTAGGTTGGGTTGAGGAACGAAACCCAACAAATTATGATGATAATTAATTTTCCAGATCGCCCAACCTGCATTCCTGCATTATTTATAATTGCTGGTTTGGCGGTGTGTCAACTAGCATTTGTGCAATTTTGCCAGTAAAATGATGATTTCATCCATTGCTTTCCTGACTGCTGATGGGTGTTGTGATTGATTAACTATCATGCTAAACACTAAATCATCATAATTGGGAACATTAATATATCCAGATAGAGAAATTACACCAGTCATGGAACCTGTTTTTCCTTGAACTATTCCCCAAGCAGGAGTTTTTAAAAACCGATTTTTTAGGGTACCATTCATACCACCGGTAGCTAGGGATGCA is a window encoding:
- the purB gene encoding adenylosuccinate lyase, giving the protein MIERYTLPEMGNLWSESYKLQTWLQVEIAVCEAQGELDYIPLAAVDEIKAKAKFDPKRVLEIEAEVRHDMIAFLTNVNEYVGDAGRYIHLGLTSSDVLDTALALQLVASLDLLCQKVENLIQAIRIKAHEHRYTVMIGRSHGIHAEPITFGFKLAGWLAEVLRHQERLQLLRKNVAVGKISGAVGTYANIEPRVEAIACAKLGLKPDTASTQVISRDIHAEFVQQLALLAASIERFAVEIRNLQKTDVLEVEEYFSKGQKGSSAMPHKRNPIRSERLTGMARLVRSHAGAALENVALWHERDISHSSVERVMLPDACILTDFMLHEIIDLITNLLVYPQNMARNLNCYGGVVFSQRVLLALIDKGTRREEAYAIVQQNAHIAWNNPEGNFRHLITQDLRVREKLSDSEIDACFDAKQHLKYLDQVYERLGI
- a CDS encoding class I SAM-dependent methyltransferase; this translates as MATIFRDLSYRYQWLYDSISSVAALTVGGEQRFRQLALQGLTINPDTRILDLCCGSGQATAFLVKLSHHVTGLDASPISLQRAKNNVPDATYIEAWAEDMPFEDNTFDVVHTSAALHEMEIEQRRKIIQEVNRVLKPGGIFTLVDLHPPTNPLFWPGLSLFFWLFETSTAWEWIKTDVVGLLKENGFDVGRPVLYAGGSLQVVKGVLGSSKL
- a CDS encoding cation-transporting P-type ATPase, translating into MAVHSASKIYHALSCSEIIENLKSNAQTGLCAEEVALRYEKYGRNELQFKPGKPEWLRFLLQFHQPLLYILLLAGTVKALLGSWINATVIWGVTVINAVIGYVQETKAEGAIASLSKVLTTETIVLREGQPMRIPARDLVPGDLVVLTSGDKVPADLRLLRVRNLQVDESALTGESVPVEKSIQIIPAEKPLAERQNMAYAGSFVTLGQGEGIVVATGNRTEVGEISRSMESRVSLSTPLTRKFEKFSHTLLYAILTLATFTFVVGLGHGKSWVNMFEVAVALAVSAIPEGLPAVVTIALAIGVNRMAKRNAIIRKLPAVEALGSATVICSDKTGTLTENQMTVQAIYAGGQHYRVSGGGYSPKGDITLVKDENQIAFEGKQTAPVLTDCLMAGVLCNDSRLKQMGTNWSVVGDPTEGALIAVAEKAGITQVQLTADKPRLDAIPFESDYQYMATLHNAESRIIYVKGSVEALLSRCTQMLDAQEQQIPLKPTQIKQEVETMTSQGLRVLAFAQKFLSSDQHTIDHEDIATDLVFLGLQGMIDPPRPEAIAAVHVCQSACIQVKMVTGDHIGTARAIAQRMGIKTAAGVIAFSGQQLAQMNEGEIKQAAAEGSVFARVTPFQKLQLVEALQAQGHIVAMTGDGVNDAPALKKADIGIAMGKNGTEVARESADMLLTDDNFASIEAAVEQGRTVYQNLRKAIAFLLPVNGGESMTILISSLLARELPILPLQVLWLNMINSITMTVPLAFEPISQGTMGQPPRNPNEGLLTSKLLGRIVLVSLFNWILIFGIFEWVKVQTANIVLARTMAIQALVAARMIYLISISQLGTSIVQYFRGRASGIPNVPILILGTTIATALQILFSQWSVMNVLFATAPLTSYQWLVCLLPILPMIPIAVLSNWIDPSSPPYLPKQIKLNGNRRDNL
- the hemH gene encoding ferrochelatase, with the translated sequence MSRVGVLLLNLGGPDKLEDVGPFLYNLFSDPEIIRLPFRWMQKPLAWFIATRRTKTSQANYRQIGGGSPLRRITEEQGEALKFQLHGMGKSATVYMGMRYWHPYTEEAIAQIGEDKIEKLVILPLYPQFSISTSGSSFRLLEKLWQENPQLQPPEYTVIASWYKQPGYLNAMVELINDQLHQFPHPEKVHIFFSAHGVPKSYVVEAGDPYQQEIEECTDLIMRTLNSTNNYTLAYQSRVGPVEWLQPYTEDALRELGAKGVRDLVVVPISFVSEHIETLQEIDIEYREIAHEAGIENFRRAAAPNTHPLFIEALAQLVVDALEKPSLKLSQVTQMRKKVKMYPQERWEWGLTTSAEVWNGRIAMLGFIALIIEIITGRGLLHAIGLL